A genomic region of Methanothermobacter sp. CaT2 contains the following coding sequences:
- a CDS encoding CooT family nickel-binding protein, with translation MCESSLYSEGGDLLMEDVIFIEVLEDGIRATDILDSVKEFQGKITRIDLDKHRIYIETD, from the coding sequence ATGTGTGAATCAAGCCTCTACTCAGAAGGTGGAGACCTCCTCATGGAGGACGTTATATTCATTGAGGTCCTTGAAGATGGGATCAGGGCAACTGACATACTGGACTCTGTAAAGGAGTTCCAGGGAAAAATAACAAGGATAGACCTTGACAAACACAGAATCTATATTGAAACAGATTAG
- the mcrA gene encoding coenzyme-B sulfoethylthiotransferase subunit alpha — MDEKKLFLTALKKKFEGEDPDEKYTNFYCFGGWEQSARKKEFTEYAKKAAEKRGGIPFYNPDIGVPLGQRKLMAYRVSGTDAYVEGDDLHFVNNAAIQQMVDDIKRTVIVGMDTAHAVLEKRLGVEVTPETINEYMEAINHALPGGAVVQEHMVEVHPGLVEDCYAKIFTGDDNLADELDKRILIDINKEFPEEQAEQLKSYIGNRTYQVNRVPTIVVRTCDGGTVSRWSAMQIGMSFISAYKLCAGEAAIADFSYAAKHADVIEMGTIMPARRARGPNEPGGVAFGTFADIVQASRVSDDPAKISLEVIAGAAALYDQVWLGSYMSGGVGFTQYATASYTDDILDDFVYYGMEYVDDKYGICGTKPTMDVVRDISTEVTLYSLEQYEEYPTLLEDHFGGSQRAAVAAAAAGCSTAFATGNSNAGINGWYLSQILHKEAHSRLGFYGYDLQDQCGASNSLSIRSDEGLIHELRGPNYPNYAMNVGHQPEYAGIAQAPHAARGDAFCTNPLIKVAFADKDLSFDFTSPRKSIAAGALREFMPEGERDLIIPAGK, encoded by the coding sequence ATGGATGAAAAGAAACTATTCCTTACAGCTTTAAAGAAGAAGTTTGAGGGGGAAGACCCCGACGAAAAATACACAAACTTCTACTGCTTCGGCGGATGGGAACAGTCCGCACGTAAAAAGGAATTCACAGAGTACGCCAAGAAGGCAGCTGAGAAGAGGGGAGGAATACCATTCTACAACCCTGACATCGGTGTGCCCCTGGGTCAGAGGAAACTCATGGCCTACCGCGTATCAGGCACAGACGCCTACGTTGAGGGTGACGACCTCCACTTCGTCAACAACGCAGCCATCCAGCAGATGGTGGACGACATAAAGAGGACAGTCATCGTGGGTATGGACACAGCACACGCTGTCCTTGAGAAGAGGCTCGGTGTTGAGGTGACCCCTGAGACAATAAACGAGTACATGGAGGCAATCAACCACGCCCTCCCCGGCGGTGCCGTCGTACAGGAGCACATGGTTGAGGTACACCCTGGACTCGTTGAGGACTGTTACGCCAAGATCTTCACAGGTGACGACAACCTGGCAGATGAACTGGACAAGAGGATACTCATAGACATAAACAAGGAGTTCCCTGAGGAACAGGCCGAACAGCTCAAGAGCTACATCGGCAACAGGACATACCAGGTCAACAGGGTTCCAACAATAGTCGTGAGGACCTGTGACGGTGGTACAGTATCACGATGGTCTGCAATGCAGATCGGTATGAGCTTCATATCAGCATACAAGCTCTGTGCGGGTGAAGCAGCAATCGCTGACTTCTCATACGCTGCAAAACACGCCGACGTTATAGAGATGGGTACAATAATGCCTGCAAGGAGGGCAAGGGGACCAAACGAGCCCGGTGGAGTTGCCTTCGGAACATTCGCAGACATAGTCCAGGCTTCAAGGGTTTCAGATGACCCTGCGAAGATATCACTTGAGGTCATCGCAGGTGCAGCAGCACTCTACGACCAGGTCTGGCTCGGCTCATACATGTCAGGTGGTGTGGGTTTCACCCAGTACGCAACAGCATCCTACACCGACGACATCCTCGACGACTTCGTATACTACGGTATGGAGTACGTTGATGACAAGTACGGAATCTGCGGAACAAAACCTACAATGGATGTTGTGCGCGACATATCCACAGAGGTCACACTGTACTCACTTGAACAGTATGAGGAATACCCCACCCTCCTGGAGGACCACTTCGGAGGATCACAGAGGGCAGCTGTTGCAGCTGCAGCAGCAGGATGTTCCACAGCCTTCGCAACAGGAAACTCAAATGCAGGTATCAACGGATGGTACCTCAGCCAGATACTCCACAAGGAGGCCCACAGCAGGCTTGGATTCTACGGATACGACCTGCAGGACCAGTGCGGTGCATCCAACTCCCTCTCAATCAGGAGCGACGAGGGTCTCATACACGAACTCCGCGGACCTAACTATCCAAACTACGCCATGAACGTGGGTCACCAGCCAGAGTACGCCGGTATAGCCCAGGCACCACACGCTGCAAGGGGAGACGCCTTCTGCACAAACCCACTCATAAAGGTTGCATTTGCAGATAAGGACCTTTCCTTTGACTTCACATCACCAAGGAAGTCAATTGCAGCAGGTGCCCTCAGGGAGTTCATGCCAGAGGGAGAAAGGGACCTCATCATACCAGCTGGAAAATAA
- the mcrG gene encoding coenzyme-B sulfoethylthiotransferase subunit gamma, whose product MSYKAQYTPGETQIAENRRKHMDPDYEFRKLREVSDEDLVKVLGHRNPGESYKSVHPPLDEMDFEEDIVRDMVEPIQGAKEGVRVRYIQFADSMYNAPAQPYDRARTYMWRYRGVDTGTLSGRQVIEMRELDLEGVSKELVETELFDPATTGIRGATVHGHSLRLDENGLMFDALQRYVFDEEKGHVVYVKDQVGRPLDEPVDMGQPLGEDELKKITTIYRKDNIAMRDDKEAIEVVENIHTGRTMGGFGMDVFKDDLRKRLGDD is encoded by the coding sequence ATGTCTTACAAAGCCCAGTACACTCCTGGAGAAACCCAGATAGCTGAAAACAGAAGAAAACACATGGACCCTGATTACGAATTCCGTAAATTAAGGGAAGTATCAGATGAGGACCTGGTCAAGGTCCTGGGGCACAGGAACCCTGGTGAGAGCTACAAATCCGTGCACCCACCACTCGATGAGATGGACTTCGAAGAGGATATAGTAAGGGACATGGTTGAACCCATACAGGGTGCAAAGGAAGGTGTCAGGGTAAGGTACATCCAGTTCGCAGACTCCATGTACAACGCCCCGGCCCAGCCCTACGACAGGGCAAGGACCTACATGTGGAGATACCGTGGTGTCGACACAGGTACACTATCAGGAAGACAGGTCATCGAGATGAGGGAACTCGACCTTGAGGGTGTATCCAAGGAACTCGTGGAAACAGAACTCTTCGACCCTGCAACAACAGGTATAAGGGGTGCAACAGTCCACGGACACTCCCTCCGACTCGATGAAAATGGTCTCATGTTCGACGCCCTCCAGAGGTACGTCTTCGATGAAGAGAAGGGGCACGTGGTATACGTTAAGGACCAGGTCGGAAGGCCCCTCGATGAACCTGTGGACATGGGTCAGCCCCTCGGCGAAGATGAACTCAAGAAGATCACCACAATCTACAGGAAGGACAACATCGCCATGAGGGATGATAAAGAGGCAATTGAAGTTGTTGAAAACATACACACCGGCCGTACCATGGGCGGTTTCGGTATGGACGTATTCAAGGATGACCTAAGAAAAAGGCTAGGTGATGATTAA
- the mcrD gene encoding methyl-coenzyme M reductase operon protein D yields MPETGFIDVKIFPQRLLKPETVETLLNRIYELEGIVRVLVHGPSIPDRVYYGPARGTEVNHSDRRKIKVRGEEVELRVKVGEIIVGILPEALEEKMETIEEILDEVLPCSYKVFIGAFTKKDITISDYLKYGLKFEEKIDPRVIGMVDPSSRMKDTVINIK; encoded by the coding sequence ATGCCAGAAACAGGATTCATCGATGTTAAGATCTTCCCCCAGCGGCTGCTGAAACCAGAGACCGTTGAGACTCTTCTTAACAGAATCTATGAACTTGAGGGCATAGTAAGGGTGCTGGTCCATGGACCATCCATACCTGACAGGGTATACTATGGCCCCGCAAGGGGAACAGAGGTTAACCACAGCGACCGGCGGAAGATAAAAGTCCGCGGAGAGGAGGTTGAACTCCGGGTGAAGGTCGGAGAGATCATTGTGGGCATACTCCCGGAGGCCCTGGAGGAGAAGATGGAAACAATCGAGGAAATCCTGGATGAAGTGCTCCCCTGCTCCTATAAGGTATTCATAGGTGCCTTCACAAAGAAGGACATAACCATCTCCGATTACCTTAAATACGGACTTAAATTTGAGGAAAAGATCGATCCAAGGGTAATCGGCATGGTGGATCCCAGTTCAAGGATGAAGGACACCGTTATTAACATAAAATGA
- the mcrB gene encoding coenzyme-B sulfoethylthiotransferase subunit beta produces the protein MPMYEDRIDLYGADGKLLEEDVPLEAVSPLKNPTIANLVSDVKRSVAVNLAGIEGSLKKAALGGKSNFIPGREVELPIVENAEAIAEKVKKLVQTSEDDDTNIRLINNGQQILVQVPTTRMGVAADYTVSALVTGAAVVQAIIDEFDVDMFDANAVKTAVMGRYPQTVDFTGANLSTLLGPPVLLEGLGYGLRNIMANHVVAITRKNTLNASALSSILEQTAMFETGDAVGAFERMHLLGLAYQGLNANNLLFDLVKENGKGTVGTVIASLVERAIEDKVIKVASEMKSGYKMYEPADWALWNAYAATGLLAATIVNVGAARAAQGVASTVLYYNDILEYETGLPGVDFGRAMGTAVGFSFFSHSIYGGGGPGIFHGNHVVTRHSKGFALPCVAAAMCLDAGTQMFSVEKTSGLIGSVYSEIDYFREPIVNVAKGAAEIKDQL, from the coding sequence ATGCCAATGTATGAAGACAGAATAGATCTCTACGGGGCAGATGGTAAGCTCCTGGAGGAAGACGTTCCTCTTGAAGCAGTAAGCCCCCTTAAAAACCCGACAATAGCAAACCTGGTAAGCGACGTGAAAAGGTCAGTTGCAGTGAACCTGGCAGGGATAGAGGGAAGCCTCAAGAAGGCAGCCCTCGGCGGAAAGTCCAACTTCATCCCTGGAAGGGAAGTTGAACTGCCAATAGTTGAAAACGCAGAGGCAATAGCTGAAAAGGTTAAAAAACTTGTTCAGACCTCTGAAGACGACGACACAAACATCCGCCTCATAAACAACGGCCAGCAGATCCTCGTACAGGTCCCAACAACAAGGATGGGTGTGGCTGCAGACTACACCGTCTCAGCCCTGGTCACAGGAGCTGCAGTTGTACAGGCAATAATAGACGAATTCGACGTGGACATGTTCGATGCAAACGCAGTCAAAACCGCTGTCATGGGAAGATACCCACAGACAGTTGACTTCACAGGAGCCAACCTCTCAACACTCCTGGGACCACCAGTACTCCTGGAGGGTCTCGGATACGGTCTAAGGAACATAATGGCAAACCACGTCGTGGCCATCACAAGGAAGAACACACTCAACGCATCAGCACTATCATCCATACTCGAACAGACAGCAATGTTCGAAACAGGTGACGCAGTCGGAGCATTCGAAAGGATGCACCTCCTTGGACTTGCATACCAGGGACTCAACGCAAACAACCTCCTATTTGACCTTGTTAAGGAGAACGGTAAGGGAACAGTGGGTACAGTCATAGCATCCCTCGTTGAAAGGGCCATAGAGGACAAGGTCATCAAAGTGGCCAGTGAAATGAAATCAGGCTACAAGATGTACGAACCAGCCGACTGGGCTCTATGGAACGCATACGCAGCAACAGGTCTCCTTGCAGCAACAATAGTCAATGTTGGAGCAGCAAGGGCAGCCCAGGGTGTTGCATCAACAGTACTCTACTACAACGACATACTCGAATACGAGACAGGACTTCCAGGTGTGGACTTCGGAAGGGCAATGGGTACCGCAGTAGGATTCTCATTCTTCAGCCACTCCATCTATGGTGGAGGTGGACCAGGTATATTCCACGGAAACCACGTCGTTACAAGGCACAGTAAAGGATTTGCTCTACCATGTGTGGCCGCAGCAATGTGCCTTGACGCAGGGACACAGATGTTCTCAGTGGAGAAGACATCAGGACTCATAGGATCTGTTTACAGCGAAATAGACTACTTCAGAGAACCAATAGTTAACGTTGCAAAAGGTGCTGCAGAGATAAAGGACCAGTTATAG
- the mvhB gene encoding polyferredoxin protein MvhB produces the protein MIVVNKEDCIRCGACQGTCPTAAIEVTPEDVIYCDICGGEPKCVDICPTGALKLEDLVVDEAGNTQGRIVFNPDKCNECGDCVEVCPPQILKLDEGKAKKVPLQGFCVMCQKCVDICPVGVIGVEGIKEPAKVELEIEGPVFIADCVGCGMCVPECPVDAITLDKVGGVIEIDEDTCIKCGVCAQTCPWNAVYISGRKPEKRAKEIKKFELDADTCIGCNTCVEACPGDFIVPRASSLTVELPAICTACGLCEQLCPVDAIDLEVELGPAKPASEEGLVWDEEKCDFIGACANICPNDAIRVVTKEGMKVPDNEKVDEEPSFAMCTRCGACTMACPKGALSLVDMDKVVDGEVVKRKRVQYNPALCDQCGDCIEACPYDMLKLTDEKVPLKGFCILCDQCIPACPKGALSLK, from the coding sequence ATGATAGTTGTCAATAAAGAGGACTGCATAAGGTGTGGTGCCTGCCAGGGGACCTGCCCAACCGCAGCCATTGAGGTAACACCTGAGGATGTCATATACTGTGACATCTGCGGCGGTGAACCAAAGTGTGTTGACATATGCCCCACAGGCGCCCTCAAACTTGAGGACCTGGTGGTTGACGAGGCAGGTAACACACAGGGCAGGATAGTCTTCAACCCTGATAAGTGTAACGAGTGCGGGGACTGCGTGGAGGTCTGCCCTCCACAGATCCTCAAACTCGACGAGGGAAAGGCCAAGAAGGTCCCACTTCAGGGATTCTGTGTCATGTGCCAGAAGTGCGTTGACATATGCCCTGTGGGGGTTATAGGTGTTGAGGGCATTAAGGAACCAGCAAAGGTTGAACTGGAAATTGAGGGACCAGTATTCATAGCCGACTGTGTGGGCTGTGGAATGTGTGTCCCTGAGTGTCCAGTGGACGCCATAACCCTTGATAAGGTCGGCGGTGTCATAGAGATTGATGAGGACACCTGTATAAAGTGTGGTGTCTGCGCACAGACCTGTCCATGGAATGCCGTCTATATATCAGGCAGGAAGCCAGAGAAGAGGGCCAAGGAGATCAAGAAGTTCGAGCTGGATGCAGATACATGTATAGGATGTAACACATGTGTCGAGGCATGTCCCGGTGACTTCATAGTTCCAAGGGCATCCAGCCTCACTGTTGAACTGCCAGCCATCTGTACGGCATGCGGTCTATGTGAACAGCTCTGTCCTGTTGACGCCATAGACCTTGAAGTGGAACTGGGCCCTGCTAAACCTGCAAGTGAAGAGGGCCTTGTCTGGGATGAGGAGAAATGTGACTTCATAGGCGCATGCGCCAACATATGCCCCAACGACGCCATAAGGGTGGTTACTAAGGAGGGCATGAAGGTCCCGGACAATGAAAAGGTTGATGAGGAACCATCCTTTGCCATGTGTACCCGCTGCGGTGCATGTACAATGGCCTGTCCTAAGGGCGCACTTAGCCTTGTTGATATGGACAAGGTCGTTGATGGTGAGGTTGTCAAGAGGAAGAGGGTGCAGTACAACCCTGCCCTCTGTGACCAGTGCGGTGACTGTATTGAAGCATGCCCCTACGACATGCTGAAACTCACCGATGAGAAGGTTCCACTTAAAGGGTTCTGCATACTCTGTGACCAGTGCATACCCGCCTGTCCTAAGGGTGCACTGTCACTCAAATAA